CAGGAGAAGGTCGATCGGGTGCGCATCGACCGCTATCGCCTGCTGCATGGCTTCTACCCGGGCGCCGAAGATGAAGAGACTTAGTCCTGGCTCACCGCGCCGATCTTGTGCAACGACAGGTCCGCACCGTAATACTCCTGTTCCTGACTCAGGCGCAGACCATGCAGGGCCTTGATCGAACCGTAGACGGCAAAACCGCCGGCCAGGGCCACCACAACGCCCAACGCCGTACCGATCAACTGGCTGATCAGGCTGACACCACCGAGCCCACCCAGCGCGGTCGAGCCGAAGATCCCGCAGGCGATGCCGCCCCACACGCCACACAAGCCGTGCAACGGCCAGACACCCAGCACGTCGTCGATCCGCCATTTGACCTGCGCGGCCGTGAAGCACCAGACAAACAGGGCGCCGGCAATCGCACCGGTGACCAGCGCGCCCACCGGATGCATCAGGTCGGAGCCGGCACACACCGCCACCAGACCGGCCAACGGACCGTTGTGCAGAAAGCCCGGGTCATTGCGCCCGACAATCAGCGCCGCCACCGTGCCGCCCACCATCGCCATCAACGAATTGACCGCCACCAGCCCACTGACGCCCTGCAGGGTTTGCGCGCTCATCACGTTGAAGCCGAACCAGCCGACGATCAGGATCCACGAGCCCAGCGCCAGAAACGGAATGCTCGACGGTGCGAACGCCACCAGCCGGCCATCGCGATAGCGGCCGTTGCGCGGGCCCAGCAACAGCACCGCCGCCAGCGCCAGCCAGCCGCCCATGGCGTGAACCACCACGGAGCCGGCGAAAT
This genomic window from Pseudomonas kribbensis contains:
- a CDS encoding ammonium transporter, with the protein product MENLQSAVDTLVHSSNTLFILIGAVMVLAMHAGFAFLEVGTVRQKNQVNALSKILSDFAVSTLAYFFIGYWISYGVTFLQPAAVLSADHGYGLVKFFFLLTFAAAIPAIISGGIAERARFVPQLCATALIVAFIYPFFEGMIWNGNYGLQARLAARFGAPFHDFAGSVVVHAMGGWLALAAVLLLGPRNGRYRDGRLVAFAPSSIPFLALGSWILIVGWFGFNVMSAQTLQGVSGLVAVNSLMAMVGGTVAALIVGRNDPGFLHNGPLAGLVAVCAGSDLMHPVGALVTGAIAGALFVWCFTAAQVKWRIDDVLGVWPLHGLCGVWGGIACGIFGSTALGGLGGVSLISQLIGTALGVVVALAGGFAVYGSIKALHGLRLSQEQEYYGADLSLHKIGAVSQD